TTTCAGTGTTTCTGGGCTGACAGCCATTGGTAGGTAGATGTTATAAGCATAGAACCTTTATTTTGCATTACCTTTTTAATTCTTTAGTTggctaaaatgtttaaaatgtcccTGTCTGGTTGGTGTGAAATGTAATACATTCAGCTTCTTTAAAATGAATACTTGCTTTGTTCTGAAGTAATAAAATAAGCGTACACTCTTATTGCTATCTTGTATATTTCGAATATGTCATCAGTGGTCTATACAGGTGAGGGGTATCAGGATGtgcagtacttcaagtggacaCCAACTAGTCAGGTCCTTCGTCCAGTCAGTTTAAGTGCCATTTTTCCACACAGTTGCAGTCCAATGCCTGGAGACAGCATTCGAAGTATCTACCGATGACCACACCCTGGCTGTCTCTGAAACGTTACCAGCCATTTTTGCCTCTGCAACACTGAAGGTAAAATCAGGAGATATTATCTCATTTGAAGGTGATCGTATagtcagatttttgttttaaatgttttaactctGTGTTGCAGTATCCAGGCACTCCTCAGGTGAAaataaacacacccacagattCCCCCACTGAGGAGGAAATAGCTGAGGCAGAAAGACTCAAAACTGATGGTAGGATTTCCTTGTAatagtttaatatttgtttattaatgatttaattTTTGTTTCTATTGAGAGGTAAGGATAAGAGCTTTTGTATAACTCCCTTCAGgcaaaagttttttttccttctttattGCAGGCAATGATCAAATGAAGGTTGAGAACTTTGGTGCTGCTGTGGAATTCTACTCAAAAGCTATTGCTATAAACCCCCAGAATGCAGTTTACTACTGCAACAGGTATGAATAAAAAAGTAACTGCATGTGTCCAAATGGCCTTGTTGTGGATTTCAAAGCATGTATAGCTGGTTTCACCAGGGAAACAACAATGTTCAACGTTCCTTTTTATGTGAAGTAATGCTAACTGTactatttgtttttttgctagGGCTGCTGCGTACAGTAAACTAGGCAACTATGCTGGAGCAGTGCAGGACTGTGAACTTGCAATTGGGATTGACCCAAATTACAGCAAAGCATATGGAAGAATGGGGTAGGTTAGGCAGTAGTGATTAGTGCCATTGAGGACCTGGTGCAGTATGTTACTCACTGATAGTTTTAACTTAAATTGACTTCAATGTCCCATGGTTCCAGGTTGGCTCTAGCCAGTTTAAACAAACATACAGAAGCTGTAAGTTATTACAAGAAAGCTCTTGAGTTGGACCCAGAGAATGACACCTACAAGTCCAACCTGAAAATAGCAGAGCAGAAAATGGAGACTCCAAGCCCTGTAAGTTGTTAACAACACAGCTACTGTGGAAAAAGCATATCGGTTGTATCGCTGTAATTCACATTGTTGAACTTGTTTTATTTGGTAATTTATTTCAGACAGGGGGTTTGGGAGGAGTTGATCTGGCTGGCTTGCTCAGTAACCCTGGTTTTATGAACATGGTGAGTTCACTCaactttttttgtattcttaTGGAGAACCCCCCCCCTGGCCCAATGGTATTGGGCCAGTGAACTAAAGGTTGCTGATTTTTCTTCCCCAAGCTGACCAGATGAAGAATGTTTCCTCCAAGCAAAACAGTTGACCCTATTTACTCCCAGGTCATATCTGTAAATAATGTGTTAATTCTTACCTAGTAAAATAAAGGCTAAACAAATAATAGCTTAAGAGTGCGGCctacagagacaggcaggcttGTGTAGctatattttgaaaaaatatttattaaatatagaTTGTTCCAATCTACACACATTACCACATAATTACCCagcaaaagcaattttttttttagaaatgtactgaaaatgaagtttattcatttcaaagcaaaaaaaactCTAATAGTGTTAACTTCCCAAGATATTGGCCTTATTTTAAAATTGCATTTAGTAACATCCCCAGGGGCATGTTACTAAATGATTCCATAgctgttatttcatagtttggatGTCTTCACTTATTCTGCAATTTGGAAAATTGTAaacaaagaaatacccttgaaatagttggtgtgtccaaacttttgactttttatttattgcatttaaaaaataaaaaataagtcaACATATTAAAATGTGGAGAATATAAAGGTGTCTAAATGCCTTCTGAAGGCACATGTCATTAATGCAGCAAATGTAAAACACTTttaccaaagagtaaaaaaatctaattgccATTAATTGGCACGACTGCTTTGTCCTAGGCATCTGGTTTGATGAACAACCCCCAAGTACAGCAACTGTAAGTAAACAATTGTCTACtatttaatgtattcatttgttaatGTAACAAGGAGTTTAGAGTAAGTGCACGCagaaaatattctgtttttgttgttgtcatctgTGTTGTACAGGATGTCAGGCATGATGTCAGGGGCTTATGGGCCAATGGGGGCTCCAGCAGCACCTGGGGGAGGAGCCGGGGCAGtgccagggttagggttaggagccGGACCAGCGGCAGGAGTTGGAGTAGGAGGAGCCGGTCCAGGTGACATCTCTGGTCTCATTCAAGCGTAAGTCTGCCACCAACTCATCTCAGTCACTGCCAAATAGCTTGTgcattgtatttttgtttattatattttaccaaTGACATCAGTCATAACAACATGCATTTGGCATGTATAAATgttcatgaatgtgtgtgtgtgtgtgtgtgtgtgtgtgtgtgtgtgtgtgtgtgtgtgtgtgtgtgtgtgtgtgtgtgtgtgtgtgtgtgtgtgtgtgtgtgtgtgtgtgtgtgtgtgtgtgtgtgactggtgaTATTCCATTGCTTTGCTATGTCCATTCAGGGGCCAACAGTTTGCCCAGCAGATGCAACAGCAAAATCCAGAGCTTATTGAGCAGCTAAGGAGTCAAATTCGCAGTCGGACGCCTAGTGCTAGCAACGAAGAGCAACCTTGACCCTTGGACGGGTAAGATGAGTATAAAAGGAGACCATTAGTGGTGGGTCTGTGTATCATAGAGTTGCACTGaggtgttttttgcagtgtGTTCTTGGTCCCTCTTTGTGAACTGCACATGTAGCTAATCCAGAAATGGTCCCCTTTCCTTTGACAGAGGAAGATTTGCGGGTGGAGAAGTGAAGATGGGCTGTCcttttttataatttgtattattcTCGCAGATCCAAGGCAGAAGGCTTTACATCACAAGTAATTATTGCATGTCTGTCCCCCTACCCCTCCCCTGTCTTCATAATGAAGTTCGATAAGCCTGTCAACCAGTCAGATGTGTCTGGAATGGGTGGAAAGGTGTCACCTCAAACTGCAATGTCACGCAAGTGTAGCACTTGGTTTAACTGTTTAACGTTACTAATCCTTGCCAGTGACTTGTCTGAACTGAGTCCCTACTCCCGGTGTACAAAATGCGTTTTTTGTCACTTTAGTGTTGTCATTTCCAGTACACAACAACATGTTGGGATTGTGACGCAACATTTCAGCGGCCACATCAGTTTCAGAAGCATATATTTGTACAGAGGAATGCTGGTAGGCAGGGATGGTATATCGTGTACTGTCAACATTATGGGAATTAAATGGAGCGTTTCAAATGGGAcgtgtggttgttgtttgttgtaaTCCTGGGGTGTGTTCTAAACTGGGGTTTTTGGTCAGACAAAATCATTTTCCTGAGCTGATAAACTAACCAGGTAAAACTGGAGCTTATGGTATGCCATGATAAGTCCCTTTAAAAAAGGTTTGGCATAGatgtgagatttttttttttttaaaggaaactgGTGGCATAAGGCAGGATGGAAACCTTCATAAACAGCAGGAAACTTGAACTTGAAATTCATATGATTGATATTTTAAAGATGAAAATGAAACCTGGTATCTGGGAATAGTCATCTTCAAGATCCGCAAATATTTACTGCAACCAGTCAGCCTACAATATCGTTATCCAACTAGCTTGGTTTTACATAAACACTGCATGATTCTGCCAGGGATTTTTCAACACTGAAAACAGGAGTTCACAGGCTCCAGGTGCACATACTGCTGCGGCacaggttcaaatccagcccactgctcgTATAGCAAACTCACTTTACATTACCTTAATGTctatcaataaaacaaaaacgcTTGATAATCTATAACATAAGTCAGcgccaaaataaatacatggtaTTTACTTGCAAGCAGGATGGGAGGCCAACGTGACATGTTTTACAGCACTTCTGATTTGGCAAAACGTTTTACATCATTATCAGAGCTGTTGTTTTAGACAAATTCAGATAATTCCCCCATTCTGCCCCTTGCTTCCCGTTTGTTCACTCCAGGTGATATTTCAGCAGATTTCTTTAGTTGCACATTACACACCTGTTTTGCAATATCAGtgtcaaactgttgtttttctaaCATAGGTTGCAATTTTGTTCACAATCTCGGATTAAATCACACCGATAACATAGCCTAATGTTTTTTGCTTGATGAAACATAATTTCAACCCAGGCAACATAGCGAGTTGATGAATAGAAAATAATGCTTCATTGTAGTTACTAACTCCCAGAACTAAGCGTTTGATGTCAGCAGGTTGATGTAATCAGTTCTATTAAACAGCTGTTTTTGGTCAATCAGGGGTGTGAATGCTATATACCGTAGTTCCAGGCAAACAATGGGTCGCCGTTGCAGTATTGtcttaagaaatacattttgtttgacttGAATGGTCTTTAGTTTTGTAAGCAAATTATTCCTGTTAAATCTGCTATTCCACGAAGGATGCCTTTTTAAAACACTTGTAAGCTTAAAAACCAGGCCATTGACTTCGAATCATTAGGGATGTAGAGATATTCGACATAGCTTCCTGTACCGCTTCTTTTAAACTGGCAACTTTAGGCTGCAAGTAATGGAACATGAAAGCTACAGTGCATTGATGATGCAATGTGCAAAATGGTTAAGGATCTAGAGCTTTATTTATAGTCTCTAGAACGTTATTTATAGTATCTGTAGCCTAGATTAAATACAACCCGTGAACCTCGCTAAACTGGAAAACTACGCAAAAGCATCGTAATACTGTACACAGCTGTGTAgctatgaaatatatattttgtaacgAACATTATCCACTCCTGTAATCTTTTTTTCTGTTGTGTCCGGTGGGAAAATATCTAATATAGAGacatattccattaaaaatataaCGAACAGAATTAGCTTGTGCCAGATAAATGTTATGCTGTTGTTATTGGTCCACTACTTGGGGGAGGGGGTATTCCTTCAGCCAATCATGTTCTCGTTATGAAACGTATCTCCCACAGACGCAAACGAAACCGGGAGGTATCTAGATTCATTCTCTCCAGTGATTGAATGCCTTCATCCAGCGCATGTCTCTTCACCAATCAGAAACGTTTTCGTTGTGTGAACAGGAAGTATCGGGGAGAGTaggtaaaaaataacaaaaaaatcgaGAGGAAGGTGCACAAGAGGTATTTGATGTCTTGTTCCAAAGAGCGatataaattgtatttattattattgtttcgTTTTCAGCTTTTGGGTGTCGTCGTTATGATAACTAGCTCATAGCGTTCTTTATTTACAGTTCAAGATATTTGCTAATGTCAGTAGTGAATGTTTACACTTGCGTGCTTGTTTAATAGCTGCAGTACAGCAGCAAATTTGTTAGTCAAACTAGCTAACAAGGTCGTGTTTGGTTAGTTAAATGATAGCTAGCAATTAGCTAGCTGTTCGAGTTAACTGATCGTGGTGACAGGAAAAGCTATCAGAGTATACCTAGCTAGGTAGTGTGTTTGACCgttgaatttttttaatttgttgtcGATGCTAAAATTGCCCCTGTAACCAGGATGACGAGAACACTGATCTGACAAACGGCGGAGAAGAGAACATGTGACGCTTTCATTACTGAGCTATA
The nucleotide sequence above comes from Esox lucius isolate fEsoLuc1 chromosome 8, fEsoLuc1.pri, whole genome shotgun sequence. Encoded proteins:
- the sgta gene encoding small glutamine-rich tetratricopeptide repeat-containing protein alpha — its product is MTDTKRLAFSIIQFLHDQLRSGSLSSDAQESLEVAVQCLETAFEVSTDDHTLAVSETLPAIFASATLKYPGTPQVKINTPTDSPTEEEIAEAERLKTDGNDQMKVENFGAAVEFYSKAIAINPQNAVYYCNRAAAYSKLGNYAGAVQDCELAIGIDPNYSKAYGRMGLALASLNKHTEAVSYYKKALELDPENDTYKSNLKIAEQKMETPSPTGGLGGVDLAGLLSNPGFMNMASGLMNNPQVQQLMSGMMSGAYGPMGAPAAPGGGAGAVPGLGLGAGPAAGVGVGGAGPGDISGLIQAGQQFAQQMQQQNPELIEQLRSQIRSRTPSASNEEQP